A single window of Dermacentor albipictus isolate Rhodes 1998 colony chromosome 1, USDA_Dalb.pri_finalv2, whole genome shotgun sequence DNA harbors:
- the Pyroxd1 gene encoding pyridine nucleotide-disulfide oxidoreductase domain-containing protein 1 isoform X2, whose amino-acid sequence MVAASREHAADALLRRIIESFDIEERSFNYLEQQYSNIKVLQDVLISLEASERATLLKSGRVVSYGMICLCMGARPQLISKDNPLVLGIRDTETVRMLQNRLGGARLVAVIGNGGIATELVHEMGGCQVLWVVREKSIGATFFDPGAAQFFLPQLSAEKSESTASSAIAEQDTADCGDSKCPSHANQDSLPPGSALGPDWAKGRVLQGGTQKNVHIEYSCEVRLLLTPAEFKQKCLADASCDFKCGSNWPIYVLLTNDKCFGVDLIVSATGVTPNADTITAPQLEVATDGGILVDRQMRSSLAGVYAAGDVCTAGWEPAELWFQRRLWTQARQMGHWAGTCMAAHWSVEPDPLADARFDLFSHVTRFFGYRVVLLGIFNGQGLADCRALVRVNPGQEYIKLLLHDGRLKGAVLIGDTDLEETCENLLLDQLDLGPLADHLLDPEVDIEDFFD is encoded by the exons ATGGTtgcggcatcaagagaacacgcTGCTGACGCATTG CTTCGCAGAATCATCGAGAGTTTCGACATCGAGGAGCGCTCTTTCAACTACCTAGAGCAGCAGTACAGCAACATCAAAGTGCTTCAAGATGTGCTCATCTCCCTGGAGGCCAGTGAACGAGCAA CCTTGCTCAAGAGTGGCCGAGTGGTCAGTTACGGAATGATCTGTCTTTGCATGGGTGCAAGACCTCAG TTAATTTCCAAAGACAACCCACTGGTATTGGGCATTCGGGACACGGAGACTGTGCGG ATGCTGCAGAACCGACTTGGTGGTGCTAGACTTGTAGCTGTCATTGGTAATGGTGGAATTGCCACAGAATTGGT ACATGAAATGGGTGGCTGCCAAGTTCTTTGGGTTGTGCGGGAGAAAAGCATTGGTGCTACTTTCTTTGACCCCGGAGCTGCACAGTTCTTTCTGCCACAGCTGAGTGCCGAGAAAAGTGAAAGCACTGCAAGCTCTGCCATAGCAGAGCAAGACACTGCCGACTGCGGAGACTCCAAGTGTCCCAGCCACG CAAACCAGGATTCTTTGCCTCCTGGAAGTGCTTTGGGGCCAGACTGGGCCAAAGGTCGTGTTTTGCAAGGTGGAACTCAG AAGAATGTGCACATAGAGTACAGCTGTGAGGTACGTCTGTTGCTGACACCTGCCGAATTTAAACAGAAGTGTCTCGCTGATGCCAGCTGCGACTTCAAGTGCGGCTCCAACTGGCCCATCTATGTGCTCTTGACCAATGACAAGTGCTTTGGCGTTGACCTCATCGTCAGTGCAACTGGTGTCACACCCAATGCAGACACCATCACTGCACCTCAG TTGGAAGTGGCCACAGATGGAGGCATCCTGGTGGACCGTCAAATGAGATCTTCACTAGCAGGcgtgtatgcagctggcgacgtTTGTACAGCAGGCTGGGAGCCTGCGGAGCTGTGGTTCCAGCGGCGCTTATGGACACAAGCACGGCAGATGGGCCACTGGGCAGGCACCTGCATGGCAGCCCACTGGTCAGTCGAGCCTGATCCCCTTGCCGATGCCCGTTTCGACCTTTTCTCTCACGTGACACGCTTCTTTGGATACCGG GTGGTCCTTCTGGGTATCTTCAATGGCCAAGGCCTAGCTGACTGCCGTGCCCTTGTGCGCGTGAACCCAGGCCAGGAGTACATCAAGCTGCTTCTCCATGACGGAAGGCTCAAGGGAGCAGTGCTGATTGGTGATACAGATCTGGAGGAAACTTGCGAGAACCTTCTGCTTGACCAACTTGACCTGGGTCCTCTTGCTGATCACCTGCTTGACCCCGAAGTGGACATTGAAGACTTCTTTgattga
- the Pyroxd1 gene encoding pyridine nucleotide-disulfide oxidoreductase domain-containing protein 1 isoform X1, producing the protein MRKTSSNMEALKNVSDVITGQVLHLKSTFVVIGGGIAGVSCAEQLAVHSPEESVLLITASPIVKAATNVVKLRRIIESFDIEERSFNYLEQQYSNIKVLQDVLISLEASERATLLKSGRVVSYGMICLCMGARPQLISKDNPLVLGIRDTETVRMLQNRLGGARLVAVIGNGGIATELVHEMGGCQVLWVVREKSIGATFFDPGAAQFFLPQLSAEKSESTASSAIAEQDTADCGDSKCPSHANQDSLPPGSALGPDWAKGRVLQGGTQKNVHIEYSCEVRLLLTPAEFKQKCLADASCDFKCGSNWPIYVLLTNDKCFGVDLIVSATGVTPNADTITAPQLEVATDGGILVDRQMRSSLAGVYAAGDVCTAGWEPAELWFQRRLWTQARQMGHWAGTCMAAHWSVEPDPLADARFDLFSHVTRFFGYRVVLLGIFNGQGLADCRALVRVNPGQEYIKLLLHDGRLKGAVLIGDTDLEETCENLLLDQLDLGPLADHLLDPEVDIEDFFD; encoded by the exons ATGAGAAAAACCTCCAGCAATATGGAAGCTTTAAAAAACGTCAGTGATGTTATTACAGGACAAGTATTGCATCTGAAAAGCACATTTGTTGTGATCGGTGGCGGCATTGCAGGCGTGTCGTGCGCCGAGCAG CTCGCCGTTCATTCTCCTGAGGAGTCAGTTCTACTCATAACAGCGTCACCTATTGTAAAAGCCGCAACGAACGTTGTAAAG CTTCGCAGAATCATCGAGAGTTTCGACATCGAGGAGCGCTCTTTCAACTACCTAGAGCAGCAGTACAGCAACATCAAAGTGCTTCAAGATGTGCTCATCTCCCTGGAGGCCAGTGAACGAGCAA CCTTGCTCAAGAGTGGCCGAGTGGTCAGTTACGGAATGATCTGTCTTTGCATGGGTGCAAGACCTCAG TTAATTTCCAAAGACAACCCACTGGTATTGGGCATTCGGGACACGGAGACTGTGCGG ATGCTGCAGAACCGACTTGGTGGTGCTAGACTTGTAGCTGTCATTGGTAATGGTGGAATTGCCACAGAATTGGT ACATGAAATGGGTGGCTGCCAAGTTCTTTGGGTTGTGCGGGAGAAAAGCATTGGTGCTACTTTCTTTGACCCCGGAGCTGCACAGTTCTTTCTGCCACAGCTGAGTGCCGAGAAAAGTGAAAGCACTGCAAGCTCTGCCATAGCAGAGCAAGACACTGCCGACTGCGGAGACTCCAAGTGTCCCAGCCACG CAAACCAGGATTCTTTGCCTCCTGGAAGTGCTTTGGGGCCAGACTGGGCCAAAGGTCGTGTTTTGCAAGGTGGAACTCAG AAGAATGTGCACATAGAGTACAGCTGTGAGGTACGTCTGTTGCTGACACCTGCCGAATTTAAACAGAAGTGTCTCGCTGATGCCAGCTGCGACTTCAAGTGCGGCTCCAACTGGCCCATCTATGTGCTCTTGACCAATGACAAGTGCTTTGGCGTTGACCTCATCGTCAGTGCAACTGGTGTCACACCCAATGCAGACACCATCACTGCACCTCAG TTGGAAGTGGCCACAGATGGAGGCATCCTGGTGGACCGTCAAATGAGATCTTCACTAGCAGGcgtgtatgcagctggcgacgtTTGTACAGCAGGCTGGGAGCCTGCGGAGCTGTGGTTCCAGCGGCGCTTATGGACACAAGCACGGCAGATGGGCCACTGGGCAGGCACCTGCATGGCAGCCCACTGGTCAGTCGAGCCTGATCCCCTTGCCGATGCCCGTTTCGACCTTTTCTCTCACGTGACACGCTTCTTTGGATACCGG GTGGTCCTTCTGGGTATCTTCAATGGCCAAGGCCTAGCTGACTGCCGTGCCCTTGTGCGCGTGAACCCAGGCCAGGAGTACATCAAGCTGCTTCTCCATGACGGAAGGCTCAAGGGAGCAGTGCTGATTGGTGATACAGATCTGGAGGAAACTTGCGAGAACCTTCTGCTTGACCAACTTGACCTGGGTCCTCTTGCTGATCACCTGCTTGACCCCGAAGTGGACATTGAAGACTTCTTTgattga
- the krz gene encoding beta-arrestin-1 isoform X2, translated as MDDTPACTIGTEAAAAEESAKRQGGTRVFKKSSPNGKITMYLGKRDFVDHITSVDPIDGVVLIDPDYVKERKVFGHVLAAFRYGREDLDVLGLTFRKDLYLASEQIYPPLAETAGRPLTRLQERLLRKLGPNAYPFYFELPPHCPASVTLQPAPGDTGKPCGVDYELKGYVADSPEDKPHKRNSVRLAIRKIMYAPSRQGEQPSVEVSKEFVMSPNKLHLEASLDKELYHHGEDIAVNVHIANNSNRTVKKVKVSVRQFADICLFSTAQYKCTVAEIDSEEGCPVSPGFTLSKVYYLRPLLANNKDKRGLALDGQLKHEDTNLASSTIITDPAQKENLGIIVQYKVKVKLCLGPLGGDLVAELPFILMHPKPEESSPIRVVSEPKAPGPVPLDTNLIELDTDAAASLDDDDIIFEDFARLRLRGETDA; from the exons ATGGACGACACGCCGGCATGCACAATTGGAACGGAGGCTGCTGCTGCGGAAGAGTCAGCCAAGAGGCAAGGGGGCACACG GGTATTCAAGAAGAGCTCACCAAATGGAAAGATTACGATGTACTTGGGAAAGAGGGACTTTGTGGACCACATCACCAGCGTCGATCCAATAG ACGGCGTAGTCCTGATTGACCCAGACTATGTGAAGGAACGAAAGGTATTTGGACACGTGCTGGCAGCCTTCCGGTATGGCCGTGAGGACTTGGATGTGCTGGGACTGACGTTCCGCAAGGACCTGTACCTGGCCTCAGAGCAGATATACCCGCCTCTAGCAGAGACTGCAGGACGACCACTGACGCGGCTGCAGGAGCGACTACTGCGCAAGCTGGGCCCCAATGCATACCCCTTCTACTTTGAGCTACCGCCACACTGTCCTGCTTCAGTAACCCTTCAGCCCGCTCCGGGGGACACAGGCAAGCCCTGCGGAGTCGACTATGAGCTCAAGGGCTATGTTGCAGACAGCCCCGAAGACAAGCCTCACAAGCG GAACTCGGTGCGCTTGGCCATTCGCAAGATCATGTATGCACCCAGCCGGCAAGGAGAGCAACCGAGCGTGGAGGTGAGCAAGGAGTTTGTCATGTCACCCAACAAGCTGCACCTGGAGGCCTCCCTTGACAAGGAGCTCTACCATCATGGGGAGGACATTGCTGTCAATGTCCACATTGCAAACAACTCCAACCGCACTGTGAAGAAGGTCAAGGTCTCTG TGCGCCAGTTTGCGGACATCTGCCTCTTCTCAACGGCACAGTACAAGTGCACAGTGGCCGAAATCGACTCCGa GGAGGGGTGTCCAGTGAGTCCCGGCTTTACGCTTTCGAAGGTGTACTACCTGCGGCCCCTGCTTGCTAACAACAAGGACAAGCGAGGTCTGGCGCTGGATGGGCAGCTGAAGCATGAAGATACCAACCTTGCTTCATCCACCAT AATCACAGACCCAGCACAAAAGGAGAACCTTGGCATCATCGTGCAGTACAAGGTCAAGGTGAAGCTTTGCCTGGGGCCACTTGGAGG GGACCTGGTAGCTGAGCTGCCTTTCATCTTGATGCACCCAAAACCCGAAGAATCAAGCCCGATTCGAGTTGTCAGTGAACCCAAGGCTCCAGGCCCTGTACCACTGGACACCAACTTGATTGAGCTGGACAC GGATGCTGCGGCCAGCctagatgatgatgacatcatcTTCGAAGATTTTGCACGGCTGCGGCTCCGCGGTGAGACGGACGCCTGA
- the krz gene encoding beta-arrestin-1 isoform X1, which translates to MNGREALFASLARFLATVSFVSMDDTPACTIGTEAAAAEESAKRQGGTRVFKKSSPNGKITMYLGKRDFVDHITSVDPIDGVVLIDPDYVKERKVFGHVLAAFRYGREDLDVLGLTFRKDLYLASEQIYPPLAETAGRPLTRLQERLLRKLGPNAYPFYFELPPHCPASVTLQPAPGDTGKPCGVDYELKGYVADSPEDKPHKRNSVRLAIRKIMYAPSRQGEQPSVEVSKEFVMSPNKLHLEASLDKELYHHGEDIAVNVHIANNSNRTVKKVKVSVRQFADICLFSTAQYKCTVAEIDSEEGCPVSPGFTLSKVYYLRPLLANNKDKRGLALDGQLKHEDTNLASSTIITDPAQKENLGIIVQYKVKVKLCLGPLGGDLVAELPFILMHPKPEESSPIRVVSEPKAPGPVPLDTNLIELDTDAAASLDDDDIIFEDFARLRLRGETDA; encoded by the exons GTTTCTCGCAACGGTCAGCTTTGTGAGCATGGACGACACGCCGGCATGCACAATTGGAACGGAGGCTGCTGCTGCGGAAGAGTCAGCCAAGAGGCAAGGGGGCACACG GGTATTCAAGAAGAGCTCACCAAATGGAAAGATTACGATGTACTTGGGAAAGAGGGACTTTGTGGACCACATCACCAGCGTCGATCCAATAG ACGGCGTAGTCCTGATTGACCCAGACTATGTGAAGGAACGAAAGGTATTTGGACACGTGCTGGCAGCCTTCCGGTATGGCCGTGAGGACTTGGATGTGCTGGGACTGACGTTCCGCAAGGACCTGTACCTGGCCTCAGAGCAGATATACCCGCCTCTAGCAGAGACTGCAGGACGACCACTGACGCGGCTGCAGGAGCGACTACTGCGCAAGCTGGGCCCCAATGCATACCCCTTCTACTTTGAGCTACCGCCACACTGTCCTGCTTCAGTAACCCTTCAGCCCGCTCCGGGGGACACAGGCAAGCCCTGCGGAGTCGACTATGAGCTCAAGGGCTATGTTGCAGACAGCCCCGAAGACAAGCCTCACAAGCG GAACTCGGTGCGCTTGGCCATTCGCAAGATCATGTATGCACCCAGCCGGCAAGGAGAGCAACCGAGCGTGGAGGTGAGCAAGGAGTTTGTCATGTCACCCAACAAGCTGCACCTGGAGGCCTCCCTTGACAAGGAGCTCTACCATCATGGGGAGGACATTGCTGTCAATGTCCACATTGCAAACAACTCCAACCGCACTGTGAAGAAGGTCAAGGTCTCTG TGCGCCAGTTTGCGGACATCTGCCTCTTCTCAACGGCACAGTACAAGTGCACAGTGGCCGAAATCGACTCCGa GGAGGGGTGTCCAGTGAGTCCCGGCTTTACGCTTTCGAAGGTGTACTACCTGCGGCCCCTGCTTGCTAACAACAAGGACAAGCGAGGTCTGGCGCTGGATGGGCAGCTGAAGCATGAAGATACCAACCTTGCTTCATCCACCAT AATCACAGACCCAGCACAAAAGGAGAACCTTGGCATCATCGTGCAGTACAAGGTCAAGGTGAAGCTTTGCCTGGGGCCACTTGGAGG GGACCTGGTAGCTGAGCTGCCTTTCATCTTGATGCACCCAAAACCCGAAGAATCAAGCCCGATTCGAGTTGTCAGTGAACCCAAGGCTCCAGGCCCTGTACCACTGGACACCAACTTGATTGAGCTGGACAC GGATGCTGCGGCCAGCctagatgatgatgacatcatcTTCGAAGATTTTGCACGGCTGCGGCTCCGCGGTGAGACGGACGCCTGA